In Rhodothermales bacterium, one genomic interval encodes:
- the rpmE gene encoding 50S ribosomal protein L31: MKKGIHPDYKMVKVRLADGTIIQTRSTMDVDTYVSEVDKTNHPFYTGRRQYVDTAGRVEKFNRRYAKKEK, encoded by the coding sequence ATGAAAAAGGGCATACATCCCGACTACAAGATGGTCAAGGTTCGCCTTGCGGACGGCACGATCATCCAGACGCGTTCCACCATGGACGTCGATACGTACGTGTCGGAGGTCGACAAGACCAACCATCCTTTCTACACGGGTCGGCGCCAGTACGTCGACACCGCCGGTCGCGTCGAGAAGTTCAATCGCCGTTACGCGAAGAAGGAAAAGTAG